The following are from one region of the Actinoplanes sp. L3-i22 genome:
- a CDS encoding ricin-type beta-trefoil lectin domain protein — protein MRKLAFVLPLVLATLGLPAAPAQAAESNGGVRVMPLGDSITDGYNVPGGYRIGLWQRLAANGTRTDLVGSGSNGPSNLGDHDHEGHSGWRIDQLDANIVGWIQQANPRTILLHIGTNDIGQNYDVANAPARLGALIDKIRANAPQVQLFVAQITPTANAANEQKTQTFNAALPGLVAAKGPLTHLVDMHSALTTADLADGLHPNAGGYDKMAARWFAALQSVPGSLATLTTPPVGGTVVLSNPQSTRCLDVSGGSTADGATVLTWDCHGGANQKWTRTSAGELRGVGGKCLDVYGNGTADGTRIVTWTCNGGANQRFTFADSGAITGAGSGKCLDVSGTAVRLWACNGGANQVWSAR, from the coding sequence ATGAGAAAACTGGCATTCGTCCTCCCCCTCGTCCTCGCCACGCTCGGCCTGCCCGCCGCCCCGGCGCAGGCGGCGGAATCCAACGGCGGCGTGCGGGTCATGCCGCTCGGCGACTCGATCACCGACGGCTACAACGTGCCCGGCGGCTACCGGATCGGGCTGTGGCAACGGCTCGCCGCCAACGGCACCCGGACCGACCTGGTCGGATCCGGCTCCAACGGGCCGTCGAACCTCGGCGACCACGACCACGAGGGACACTCCGGCTGGCGGATCGACCAGCTCGACGCGAACATCGTCGGCTGGATCCAGCAGGCGAACCCGCGCACGATCCTGCTGCACATCGGGACCAACGACATCGGGCAGAACTACGACGTCGCGAACGCCCCGGCCCGGCTCGGCGCGCTGATCGACAAGATCCGGGCGAACGCGCCGCAGGTGCAGCTGTTCGTCGCGCAGATCACGCCGACCGCGAACGCGGCCAACGAGCAGAAGACCCAGACGTTCAACGCGGCGCTGCCCGGCCTCGTCGCGGCGAAGGGCCCGCTGACCCACCTGGTCGACATGCACTCCGCGCTGACCACCGCCGACCTGGCCGACGGGCTGCACCCGAACGCCGGCGGCTACGACAAGATGGCCGCCCGGTGGTTCGCCGCCCTGCAGTCGGTGCCGGGCAGCCTGGCCACGCTGACCACGCCGCCGGTCGGGGGCACGGTCGTGCTGTCCAACCCGCAGTCGACGCGCTGCCTGGACGTCAGCGGTGGCTCCACCGCGGACGGCGCCACGGTCCTGACCTGGGACTGCCACGGCGGCGCCAACCAGAAGTGGACCCGGACCAGCGCCGGCGAGCTGCGCGGCGTCGGGGGCAAATGCCTCGACGTGTACGGCAACGGCACCGCCGACGGGACCCGGATCGTCACGTGGACCTGCAACGGCGGGGCGAACCAGCGGTTCACGTTCGCCGACTCCGGCGCGATCACCGGGGCCGGATCCGGCAAGTGTCTCGACGTCAGTGGCACGGCCGTGCGGTTGTGGGCCTGCAACGGCGGCGCGAACCAGGTGTGGTCCGCGCGCTGA
- a CDS encoding LytR C-terminal domain-containing protein: protein MTDTRTRAYRVISAMAAGAAVVATIAMVHDTQSAAIASESCSTKVDLTLPDSAGQVKLRVLNGTATAGLADRVTSDFENRGFVMQKPAKNKTTVKDQTAIIEYGPRTAGAAQWIRAFFLGEAEPRFDPARTTDVVDVVVGAQYRQLATFTEVNQSLAVLGEPTAPPGTCAA, encoded by the coding sequence ATGACGGACACGCGTACGCGGGCCTACCGCGTCATCAGCGCCATGGCCGCGGGCGCGGCCGTCGTCGCGACGATCGCGATGGTGCACGACACCCAGAGCGCCGCGATCGCCAGCGAGAGCTGCAGCACCAAGGTCGATCTCACCCTGCCGGACAGCGCCGGGCAGGTGAAACTGCGGGTTCTCAACGGGACGGCCACGGCCGGGCTGGCCGACCGGGTCACCTCGGACTTCGAGAACCGCGGCTTCGTCATGCAGAAGCCCGCGAAGAACAAGACCACGGTCAAGGACCAGACCGCGATCATCGAGTACGGACCCAGGACGGCCGGCGCCGCGCAGTGGATCCGGGCGTTCTTCCTGGGCGAGGCGGAACCCCGGTTCGACCCGGCCCGGACCACCGACGTGGTCGACGTCGTGGTCGGCGCCCAGTACCGCCAGCTCGCCACGTTCACCGAGGTCAACCAGTCCCTGGCGGTCCTCGGCGAGCCCACCGCCCCGCCCGGAACCTGCGCGGCCTGA
- a CDS encoding ricin-type beta-trefoil lectin domain protein: MRLPAMAALVLGLGLLLIPNPAAAAPVTSVAINGGITGRTFDGVGAISGGGGNSRLLIDYPEPQRAQILDYLFKPDYGAAVQLLKLEIGGDANSTDGSEPSHQHVRGDVDCDAGYEFWLGEQAVARNPNLRLVALPWTAPGWIGGGNFWSQDMIDYDVSWLTCAKRHGLTISYLGGWNERGHDSAWYKSLRTGLNNAGFGAVQIVGDDSGWGMADEFAADPALKSAVGVLGNHYVCGYLSQADSCGVTANARSSGKPLWASEFGSQDDNAGVVPYIRTVNRGYLDAEISGYLNWPLIAAITPNLPYATVGLMDAGSPWSGAYRVGKNLWANAHYAQFTQPGWRYLNSSASGYLGGNRANGSYVTLKSPNNSDYSTIYETSGSTEAQTVNVTVSGGLSTGTVHVWSTAMGSANSADWFVRQADVTTSGGSYSLTLQPNRIYTVTTTTGQAKGTATSPATHGLALPYADTFDGYPARKLPKYTEDMQGSFETRACAGRSGTCLQQVAPQRPINWQDDSDAYTLIGDAGWTNYTVSLDVNLRQAGTVTLLGRANLQLRPQNRQAAYQLRVNEAGTWSIVRHANTNTDTTLATGTRAALGLNTWHNLKLAFSGSQITASIDNTTIGTANDLAFGSGQAGIGVIGYQTNQFDNLSITANPGTVSSSLHGIASGRCADVPGASQTNGTQLALWDCTGGANQSFNPTNSQELRVYGTKCLDVDGAATTDGAKVQIWDCNGGANQQWTLNADGTIVGAGSGKCLDATANGTVNGTLLEIWTCHGGDNQKWYRS, encoded by the coding sequence ATGCGTCTCCCAGCCATGGCCGCACTCGTCCTCGGCCTCGGCCTCCTGCTGATCCCGAACCCCGCCGCGGCGGCGCCCGTCACGTCCGTCGCGATCAACGGCGGCATCACCGGCCGCACGTTCGACGGGGTCGGCGCGATCAGCGGTGGCGGCGGCAACTCCCGTCTGCTCATCGACTACCCCGAGCCGCAACGCGCGCAGATCCTCGACTACCTGTTCAAGCCGGACTACGGCGCCGCGGTCCAGCTGCTCAAGCTGGAGATCGGCGGGGACGCCAACTCCACCGACGGCTCCGAGCCCAGCCACCAGCACGTGCGCGGCGACGTCGACTGCGACGCCGGCTACGAGTTCTGGCTCGGCGAGCAGGCCGTCGCCCGCAATCCGAACCTCCGGCTGGTCGCGCTGCCGTGGACCGCGCCGGGCTGGATCGGCGGCGGCAACTTCTGGTCGCAAGACATGATCGACTACGACGTCTCGTGGCTGACCTGCGCGAAGCGGCACGGGCTGACCATCAGCTACCTGGGCGGCTGGAACGAGCGCGGCCACGACAGCGCCTGGTACAAGAGCCTGCGGACCGGGCTGAACAACGCCGGCTTCGGCGCGGTGCAGATCGTCGGCGACGACAGCGGCTGGGGCATGGCCGACGAGTTCGCGGCCGATCCGGCGCTGAAGAGCGCGGTCGGCGTGCTCGGCAACCACTACGTGTGCGGGTACCTGTCGCAGGCCGACTCGTGCGGCGTCACGGCCAACGCGCGGTCGAGCGGGAAACCGTTGTGGGCCAGCGAGTTCGGGTCGCAGGACGACAACGCCGGGGTGGTGCCCTACATCCGTACCGTCAATCGGGGTTATCTCGACGCGGAGATCTCCGGCTACCTGAACTGGCCGCTGATCGCGGCGATCACCCCCAATCTGCCGTACGCCACGGTGGGGTTGATGGACGCCGGATCGCCCTGGTCCGGTGCCTATCGAGTGGGCAAGAACCTGTGGGCGAACGCGCACTACGCGCAGTTCACCCAGCCCGGCTGGCGCTACCTGAACAGCTCGGCCAGCGGCTATCTCGGCGGCAACCGGGCCAACGGCAGCTACGTGACGCTGAAGTCGCCGAACAACAGCGACTACAGCACGATCTACGAGACCAGCGGCAGCACCGAGGCGCAGACCGTCAACGTCACCGTCTCCGGCGGCCTGAGCACCGGCACCGTGCACGTCTGGTCGACCGCGATGGGCTCGGCGAACTCCGCCGACTGGTTCGTCAGGCAGGCCGACGTCACGACGTCCGGCGGGTCCTATTCGCTGACCCTGCAACCGAACCGGATCTACACCGTCACCACCACGACCGGCCAGGCCAAGGGCACCGCGACCAGCCCGGCCACGCACGGGCTGGCACTCCCCTACGCCGACACCTTCGACGGCTATCCGGCACGCAAGCTGCCGAAGTACACCGAGGACATGCAGGGCTCGTTCGAGACCCGGGCCTGCGCCGGCCGGTCCGGCACGTGCCTGCAGCAGGTCGCCCCGCAGCGCCCGATCAACTGGCAGGACGACAGCGACGCGTACACGCTGATCGGCGACGCCGGCTGGACCAACTACACGGTCAGCCTGGACGTGAACCTGCGGCAGGCCGGCACGGTCACCCTGCTCGGCCGGGCCAACCTGCAGCTGCGCCCGCAGAACCGGCAGGCCGCCTACCAGCTGCGGGTCAACGAGGCCGGCACCTGGTCGATCGTCCGGCATGCGAACACCAACACCGACACCACGCTCGCCACCGGCACCCGGGCCGCGCTCGGCCTGAACACCTGGCACAACCTCAAGCTGGCGTTCTCCGGCAGCCAGATCACCGCGTCGATCGACAACACCACCATCGGCACCGCGAACGACCTCGCCTTCGGCAGCGGCCAGGCCGGCATCGGGGTGATCGGCTACCAGACGAACCAGTTCGACAACCTGAGCATCACCGCCAACCCGGGCACCGTGTCCAGCTCGCTGCACGGCATCGCGTCCGGCCGCTGCGCCGACGTCCCCGGCGCGTCCCAGACCAACGGCACGCAACTCGCGCTCTGGGACTGCACCGGCGGCGCCAATCAGAGCTTCAACCCCACAAATTCACAAGAATTGCGGGTGTACGGCACCAAGTGTCTCGACGTCGACGGCGCCGCCACCACCGACGGCGCCAAGGTGCAGATCTGGGACTGCAACGGCGGCGCCAACCAGCAGTGGACGCTGAACGCCGACGGCACGATCGTCGGCGCCGGATCGGGGAAGTGCCTGGACGCCACCGCGAACGGCACCGTCAACGGCACGCTCCTGGAGATCTGGACGTGCCACGGCGGCGACAACCAGAAGTGGTACCGGTCGTGA
- a CDS encoding response regulator transcription factor: protein MIRVLVCDDQPLIRTGFATIIDAQPDMAVAGECGDGHTAVELAARLDPDVVVMDIRMPGLTGIEATARLAGAGVPHPVKVLVVTTFNLDEYVYESLRAGASGFLLKDAPPAHLLAGIRTVAAGAALLAPEVTRQLVGRYATRIRPPGDVPAGVPLSARELEVLRLIANGLSNSEIAATLVISHETVKTYVSRILTKLDLRDRVQAVVYAYRRGLVT from the coding sequence GTGATCCGGGTGCTGGTCTGTGACGATCAGCCGCTGATCCGGACCGGCTTCGCCACCATCATCGACGCCCAGCCGGACATGGCGGTGGCCGGCGAGTGCGGCGACGGCCACACCGCGGTCGAGCTCGCCGCCCGGCTCGACCCGGACGTGGTGGTGATGGACATCCGGATGCCCGGCCTGACCGGCATCGAGGCCACCGCCCGGCTGGCCGGCGCCGGCGTGCCGCACCCGGTCAAGGTGCTGGTCGTGACGACGTTCAACCTCGACGAGTACGTCTACGAGTCGCTCCGCGCCGGCGCCAGCGGCTTCCTGCTCAAGGACGCCCCGCCGGCCCACCTGCTGGCCGGCATCCGGACCGTGGCGGCCGGCGCCGCGCTGCTCGCCCCGGAGGTGACCCGGCAGCTGGTCGGCCGGTACGCGACCCGGATCCGCCCGCCCGGCGACGTCCCGGCCGGGGTGCCGCTGAGCGCCCGCGAGCTGGAGGTGCTGCGCCTGATCGCGAACGGCCTGTCCAACAGCGAGATCGCGGCGACGCTGGTGATCAGCCACGAGACGGTGAAGACGTACGTCTCGCGGATCCTCACCAAACTGGACCTGCGCGATCGGGTCCAGGCCGTGGTCTACGCCTACCGCCGCGGCCTGGTCACCTGA
- a CDS encoding FxsA family protein — protein sequence MHSGVSSRPAVLLTAAGTVVVVGFLEISTFLAVVRMIGVTWALLALIACSAAGLLLLVREGVTGRRRLRTAGAQGRPPGPAVVTFVVGLSGAALLALPGFFTAALGLVLLLPPARALIRRTVERSSVEQGDGDLFGPRRVRVRVGKPRRPSDPADRALTVD from the coding sequence ATGCACAGTGGTGTTTCGTCGAGGCCGGCCGTGCTGCTGACCGCGGCCGGCACGGTCGTGGTGGTCGGGTTCCTCGAGATCTCGACGTTCCTCGCGGTGGTCCGCATGATCGGCGTGACCTGGGCGCTCCTGGCGCTGATCGCCTGCAGTGCGGCCGGCCTGCTGCTCCTGGTCCGCGAGGGGGTCACCGGCCGGCGGCGGCTGCGGACCGCCGGGGCGCAGGGCCGGCCACCGGGACCGGCCGTGGTCACCTTCGTCGTCGGCCTGTCCGGCGCCGCCCTGCTCGCGCTGCCGGGATTCTTCACCGCGGCGCTGGGCCTGGTCCTGCTGCTGCCACCGGCCCGCGCGCTGATCCGCCGGACGGTGGAACGCTCCAGCGTGGAGCAGGGCGACGGCGACCTGTTCGGGCCGCGCCGGGTCCGGGTCCGGGTCGGCAAGCCACGTCGGCCGTCCGACCCGGCGGACCGGGCGCTCACGGTCGATTAA
- a CDS encoding glycosyltransferase has protein sequence MTATVPVPVASAGFAHLRRLTDDTGLLEHARHAVPRRAHGYCVDDVARGLVVTCREPDPEPEVLELAERYLAFLTHAQDEHGAFHNRLSYDRRWTDQPQLGDWWGRALWGLGTAAARGPAHRIRADALVAFTAGAARRSPAPHAMAFAGLGAVEVLRADPGNALATGLLIDAAAAIGRPGADPRWPWPTPSLSYASAALAEVVLAAGHLTGDDGLRVAGLRMLSWLRDIQVVDGRLSALPAAGWRQGTPRLRYDQQPIEVAAFADACATAAELTGDDRWHLGVRQAVDWFLGANDGGAVMWDEETGGGYDGLTPDGPNLNQGAESTLALVSTLQLARRQALVA, from the coding sequence GTGACGGCAACCGTTCCCGTTCCGGTCGCGTCGGCGGGCTTCGCGCACCTGCGCCGGCTCACCGACGACACCGGCCTGCTGGAGCACGCGCGGCACGCCGTGCCCCGGCGCGCGCACGGCTACTGCGTCGACGACGTCGCCCGCGGCCTGGTGGTGACCTGCCGCGAACCCGACCCGGAGCCGGAGGTGCTCGAGCTCGCCGAGCGCTACCTGGCCTTCCTGACGCACGCGCAGGACGAGCACGGCGCGTTCCACAACCGGCTCAGCTACGACCGGCGCTGGACCGACCAGCCGCAGCTGGGTGACTGGTGGGGCCGCGCCCTGTGGGGGCTGGGCACCGCGGCCGCCCGTGGCCCGGCGCACCGGATCCGCGCGGACGCCCTGGTCGCGTTCACGGCCGGGGCCGCCCGGCGCTCCCCCGCGCCGCACGCGATGGCCTTCGCCGGCCTCGGCGCCGTCGAGGTGCTGCGCGCCGACCCGGGCAACGCGCTGGCCACCGGCCTGCTGATCGACGCCGCCGCGGCGATCGGCCGGCCCGGCGCCGACCCGCGCTGGCCCTGGCCGACGCCGTCACTGAGCTATGCCAGCGCCGCGCTCGCCGAGGTGGTCCTCGCGGCCGGGCACCTGACCGGCGACGACGGCCTGCGGGTCGCCGGCCTGCGGATGCTGAGCTGGCTGCGCGACATCCAGGTGGTCGACGGCCGGCTCTCGGCGCTGCCCGCGGCCGGTTGGCGGCAGGGCACCCCGCGGCTGCGGTACGACCAGCAGCCGATCGAGGTCGCCGCGTTCGCCGATGCCTGCGCGACCGCGGCCGAGCTGACCGGCGACGACCGCTGGCACCTGGGCGTCCGGCAGGCCGTCGACTGGTTCCTCGGCGCCAACGACGGCGGCGCGGTGATGTGGGACGAGGAGACCGGCGGCGGCTACGACGGGCTCACCCCGGACGGGCCGAACCTGAACCAGGGGGCCGAGTCGACGCTCGCGCTCGTCTCGACCCTGCAGCTCGCCCGTCGTCAGGCGCTGGTGGCCTGA
- a CDS encoding diacylglycerol kinase family protein, protein MDTPLRSAVVVNPVKVPDLDNLRRTLTESLPGWPEPIWLETTAEDPGAGQAAQAIRDGAELVFVCGGDGTVMACVGALAGTDVALAVLPAGTGNLLAANLGLGTDLATGIEVVRQGGRRRIDVGCVGEQSFAVMAGMGFDAQMLDATNDTAKKHVGWLAYVAGAVKHLRDRPMRVTISLDDGPAFTRRPRTVIVGNVGRLQGGMRLLQEAEPDDGRLDVAVLSPRSLRHWAALAWGVLRRRSSVPRMETFTAATVAIRSSRPQPRQLDGDLIDPGTELLVTVRPKALLLCVPRPETDPDLAHDAKAVARDADGIRQATSA, encoded by the coding sequence ATGGACACCCCGCTGCGGTCAGCTGTCGTCGTCAACCCGGTGAAAGTGCCCGATCTGGACAACCTGCGCCGGACCCTCACCGAGTCCCTGCCCGGCTGGCCCGAGCCGATCTGGCTGGAGACCACCGCCGAGGACCCCGGCGCCGGACAGGCCGCCCAGGCGATCCGCGACGGTGCCGAGCTGGTCTTCGTCTGCGGCGGGGACGGCACCGTGATGGCCTGCGTCGGCGCGCTGGCCGGCACCGACGTGGCGCTCGCCGTGCTGCCGGCCGGCACCGGCAACCTGCTCGCCGCCAACCTCGGGCTCGGCACCGACCTGGCCACCGGCATCGAGGTGGTGCGCCAGGGCGGGCGGCGGCGGATCGACGTCGGCTGCGTCGGCGAGCAGAGCTTCGCGGTGATGGCCGGCATGGGCTTCGACGCGCAGATGCTGGACGCGACCAACGACACCGCGAAGAAGCACGTCGGTTGGCTGGCCTACGTCGCCGGGGCGGTCAAGCACCTGCGGGACCGGCCGATGCGGGTGACGATCTCATTGGACGACGGGCCGGCGTTCACCCGGCGGCCGCGGACCGTGATCGTCGGGAACGTCGGCCGGCTCCAGGGCGGCATGCGGCTGCTGCAGGAGGCCGAGCCGGACGACGGGCGCCTCGACGTCGCCGTGCTCAGCCCGCGCAGCCTGCGGCACTGGGCCGCGCTGGCCTGGGGAGTGCTGCGCCGCCGGAGCTCGGTCCCGCGGATGGAGACGTTCACCGCGGCCACCGTGGCGATCCGCAGCAGCCGGCCCCAGCCGCGGCAGCTCGACGGCGACCTGATCGATCCCGGCACGGAACTGCTGGTCACCGTACGGCCGAAGGCTCTTCTGCTCTGTGTTCCGCGACCCGAGACCGACCCGGACCTGGCGCACGACGCGAAAGCGGTGGCCCGGGACGCCGACGGGATCCGTCAGGCCACCAGCGCCTGA
- a CDS encoding glycoside hydrolase family 97 protein, which yields MRALAALLLLTPPAVVLAGAQPAAAATTWTVAGNGTAAAQVSLDNGALTFAVTSSGRSVLSPAPIGIVTGAADLTRGLTFTSRADRSVTESYTMTTGKQRSRQTTYAESTLSFTGTGGARLDVVVRASGTGVAYRYVLPGSGPVSVTREASSWSVPAGSNAWLAPPHDEDQGRWITTTAGGAPTGSDYRIPALFEVGGTFALVAETDLDGRYAAGYLTHPAGSGTYTVALAGAISTALPLRTPWRTAVVGDLASVTGSTIVDDLAGPSRVADTSWIKPGTVAWSWLTEHASPSNEARQRQYVDFAARHGWSAVLIDEGWSASWVPAVTTYAKAKGLNVLLWFNSADLRTAQQRESRLPQLKAWGVAGVKIDFIYADTQPTLQWYDALLARTADLGLMVNFHGAATPRGLQRTWPHVLTAEAVFGAEQYLRADFNTILPFTRNAVASMDFTPTVFSLANRDTTDGHELATAVVFESGWQHLADNPESYEAHPEALRILDQLPTAWDESRLLGGRPGQEAYFARRAGNRWFAAGISALAAKTFTAPLTFLGGGQWLAETVRDGSGGLLRETRVVTGADTLSVPVATRGGFVTALCPYVEGLSSCNARGSTGFLKGKQSGICVDVPDNSQANGVAVALWDCHGGANQTWVETPSGQLSVYGAKCLTAAAQIGDCTSATDQKWTVNTDGSVVNRGTGRCLDANGTVVQTWPCNGGANQQWWRSPATGAFRGTGSGRCLDLPNGNQANGTRPALWDCNGGSNQQWTSTATNQLTVLGRCLDATGNATTDGTPVEIFDCNANAGQQWRVRSDGSVVGVGSGKCLDAIGNGTTNGTLLQLWPCTGNPNQKWIRS from the coding sequence GTGAGGGCGCTCGCGGCGCTGCTGCTGCTCACGCCGCCGGCCGTGGTCCTGGCCGGGGCACAACCGGCCGCGGCCGCCACCACCTGGACCGTGGCCGGGAACGGAACAGCCGCCGCCCAGGTCAGCCTGGACAACGGGGCGCTGACCTTCGCGGTGACCAGCTCGGGCCGGAGCGTGCTGTCGCCGGCCCCGATCGGGATCGTCACCGGCGCCGCGGACCTGACCCGCGGCCTGACCTTCACGTCCCGCGCCGACCGGAGCGTGACCGAGTCGTACACGATGACGACCGGGAAGCAGCGCAGCCGGCAGACGACCTACGCCGAGTCGACGCTCTCCTTCACCGGCACCGGCGGAGCCCGGCTCGACGTGGTGGTCCGCGCGTCCGGCACCGGCGTCGCCTACCGGTACGTGCTGCCCGGCAGCGGCCCGGTCAGCGTCACCCGGGAGGCGTCCTCGTGGTCGGTGCCGGCCGGCTCGAACGCCTGGCTGGCCCCGCCGCACGACGAGGACCAGGGCCGCTGGATCACGACCACCGCCGGGGGCGCGCCGACCGGAAGTGACTACCGGATCCCGGCGCTGTTCGAGGTCGGCGGGACGTTCGCGCTGGTCGCCGAGACCGATCTGGACGGCCGCTACGCCGCCGGGTACCTGACGCACCCGGCCGGCTCCGGCACCTACACCGTCGCGCTGGCCGGTGCGATCAGCACCGCGCTGCCGCTGCGGACGCCGTGGCGCACGGCCGTGGTCGGTGACCTGGCGAGCGTCACCGGCTCGACCATCGTCGACGACCTGGCCGGGCCGTCCCGGGTCGCCGACACCTCGTGGATCAAGCCCGGGACGGTCGCCTGGTCGTGGCTGACCGAGCACGCCAGTCCGTCGAACGAGGCACGGCAGCGACAGTACGTCGACTTCGCCGCCCGCCACGGATGGAGCGCCGTGCTGATCGACGAGGGGTGGTCGGCGAGCTGGGTTCCGGCCGTCACGACGTACGCGAAAGCCAAGGGTTTGAATGTTCTGCTCTGGTTCAACTCGGCCGATCTGCGCACGGCGCAACAACGGGAGAGCCGGCTGCCACAGCTCAAGGCCTGGGGCGTGGCCGGCGTCAAGATCGACTTCATCTACGCGGACACCCAGCCGACGCTGCAGTGGTACGACGCGCTGCTGGCCCGGACCGCCGACCTCGGCCTGATGGTCAACTTCCACGGCGCGGCCACCCCGCGCGGGCTGCAGCGCACCTGGCCGCACGTGCTGACCGCGGAGGCGGTGTTCGGGGCCGAGCAGTACCTGCGGGCCGACTTCAACACGATCCTGCCGTTCACCCGGAACGCCGTCGCGAGCATGGACTTCACGCCGACCGTGTTCAGCCTGGCGAACCGGGACACCACCGACGGGCACGAGCTGGCGACCGCGGTCGTCTTCGAGTCCGGTTGGCAGCACCTGGCCGACAACCCGGAGAGCTACGAGGCGCACCCCGAGGCGCTGCGGATCCTGGACCAGCTGCCGACCGCGTGGGACGAGAGCCGGCTGCTCGGCGGGCGGCCCGGGCAGGAGGCGTACTTCGCGCGCCGGGCCGGGAACCGCTGGTTCGCCGCCGGGATCTCGGCACTGGCCGCGAAGACGTTCACGGCGCCGCTGACCTTCCTGGGCGGTGGACAGTGGCTGGCCGAGACCGTGCGGGACGGCTCGGGCGGGTTGCTGCGCGAGACGCGGGTGGTCACCGGCGCGGACACCCTGAGCGTGCCGGTGGCCACCCGGGGTGGCTTCGTGACGGCGCTGTGCCCGTACGTCGAAGGCCTGTCGTCCTGCAACGCTCGCGGGAGCACCGGGTTCCTCAAGGGCAAGCAGTCCGGGATCTGCGTCGACGTGCCGGACAACTCGCAGGCCAACGGGGTCGCCGTGGCGCTGTGGGACTGCCACGGCGGGGCGAACCAGACCTGGGTCGAGACGCCGTCCGGGCAGCTGAGCGTCTACGGCGCCAAGTGCCTGACCGCAGCCGCCCAGATCGGGGACTGCACCTCGGCGACCGATCAGAAGTGGACGGTCAACACCGACGGCAGCGTCGTCAACCGGGGCACCGGCCGGTGTCTGGACGCCAACGGCACCGTCGTCCAGACGTGGCCCTGCAACGGCGGCGCCAACCAGCAGTGGTGGCGGTCGCCGGCGACCGGCGCCTTCCGCGGCACCGGATCCGGGCGCTGCCTGGACCTGCCGAACGGCAACCAGGCCAACGGCACCCGGCCGGCGCTCTGGGACTGCAACGGCGGCAGCAATCAGCAATGGACCTCCACCGCTACCAACCAGCTGACCGTGCTCGGCCGCTGCCTCGACGCGACCGGCAACGCCACCACCGACGGCACCCCGGTCGAGATCTTCGACTGCAACGCCAACGCCGGGCAGCAGTGGCGGGTCCGCTCCGACGGCAGCGTCGTCGGCGTCGGCTCCGGCAAGTGTCTCGACGCGATCGGCAACGGCACCACCAACGGCACGCTGCTCCAGCTCTGGCCCTGCACCGGAAACCCCAACCAGAAATGGATCCGGTCATGA
- a CDS encoding sensor histidine kinase has product MSFAGVRERWRRYDVTVQDLPLALLLTALALVPDWHRHGTRLAELVPVRPFGGWGVLAIAVECLPLAIRRRWPVAALVLVFAGFAADQLCGWNTLGGTALPIALVSAGAHVTRRRPALAVVASAGFLGLAAALARAGQLGFDVIVLFYLVLGSMWVVGAGLRRNRWHVAEAARAGERTRIARELHDVVTHHVTAMVVQAEAARYLTAAPERLDGALTAVSGAGRQAITDLRHLLDLLDPGHGGELRALVEQTRRAGQPVDLVERGGPPGGADVTVYRVAREGLTNALKYDHGARTSVIVHYRAEEIDVRISTDGTGSSSASPGGGGRGLTGLRERVGTLGGDFSAGPAAGGGFLVTARIPVGAAS; this is encoded by the coding sequence ATGAGCTTCGCCGGGGTGCGGGAGCGGTGGCGCCGCTACGACGTCACCGTCCAGGACCTTCCGCTCGCGCTCCTGCTCACCGCCCTGGCCCTGGTCCCGGACTGGCACCGGCACGGCACCCGGCTGGCCGAGCTGGTGCCGGTCCGGCCGTTCGGCGGGTGGGGCGTGCTGGCGATCGCCGTCGAGTGCCTGCCGCTGGCGATCCGCCGCCGGTGGCCGGTCGCCGCGCTGGTCCTGGTGTTCGCCGGGTTCGCGGCCGATCAGCTGTGCGGCTGGAACACGCTCGGCGGCACCGCCCTGCCGATCGCGCTGGTCAGCGCGGGCGCGCACGTGACCCGGCGCCGGCCGGCCCTCGCGGTCGTGGCGTCCGCCGGGTTCCTCGGGCTCGCCGCCGCGCTGGCCCGGGCCGGGCAGCTCGGATTCGACGTGATCGTGCTGTTCTACCTGGTGCTGGGCTCGATGTGGGTGGTCGGCGCCGGGCTGCGGCGCAACCGGTGGCACGTGGCGGAGGCGGCGCGGGCCGGCGAGCGCACCCGGATCGCCCGCGAACTGCACGACGTGGTGACGCACCACGTGACCGCGATGGTGGTGCAGGCCGAGGCGGCACGCTATCTGACCGCCGCGCCCGAGCGGCTCGACGGGGCGCTGACCGCGGTGTCCGGGGCCGGGCGGCAGGCGATCACCGACCTGCGGCACCTGCTCGACCTGCTCGATCCCGGGCACGGTGGGGAGCTCCGGGCGCTGGTCGAGCAGACCCGGCGGGCCGGGCAGCCGGTGGACCTGGTCGAGCGGGGCGGCCCGCCGGGCGGTGCGGACGTCACCGTCTACCGGGTGGCGCGGGAGGGGCTGACGAACGCCCTGAAATATGACCACGGTGCCCGGACCAGCGTGATCGTCCACTATCGAGCCGAGGAGATCGACGTGCGGATCAGCACCGACGGGACCGGGTCGAGCAGCGCGTCGCCCGGCGGCGGCGGACGCGGCCTGACCGGGCTGCGCGAGCGGGTCGGCACGCTCGGCGGCGACTTCAGCGCGGGCCCGGCCGCCGGCGGCGGCTTCCTGGTCACCGCCCGGATCCCGGTCGGGGCGGCGTCATGA